From the Clavibacter phaseoli genome, one window contains:
- a CDS encoding molybdopterin-dependent oxidoreductase has translation MTRAALRWWSAFLGVVAALAVLAVAEIAAAFVAPAASPVLAVGALVIDLVPAGVKDAVIALFGTGDKVALLVVLGLVVLAAAALAGILQVRRPPLGVVVLALFAGVAVLAATTRAGATGAAAIPTIVGMVAGVFILHRGAERLRDWRDAADRAASASAAVAEPVRGIVRPAVRAPLTPGAGSRVERRTFLLMTVVAGVASVVAGSVARGLNAAAARVDDFRRTLVLPRAATPAAAIPASAELGVPGLAPFLTPADDFYRIDTALQVPSVDAASWRLRITGMVEEEVEITFAELLALPLEEHVTTLTCVSNEVGGDLIGNALWLGYPIRLLLERARPTADADMVLSTSQDGWTASTPLEALTDPDRASILAVGMNGEPLPQQHGFPVRMVVPGLYGYVSATKWVTELKVTTFAEDVAYWSTRGWTERGPIKTGSRIDTPRSGARVDAGRTAIAGMAWAQHTGIEKVEVRVDEGDWAEATLGDGVGSDTWRQWSYAWDAASGSHSVEVRATDTTGATQTSDEAPPAPDGATGWHRISVSVG, from the coding sequence GTGACCCGCGCGGCCCTCCGCTGGTGGTCCGCGTTCCTCGGGGTGGTGGCGGCGCTCGCCGTGCTGGCCGTCGCCGAGATCGCCGCGGCGTTCGTGGCCCCGGCGGCGAGCCCGGTGCTCGCGGTCGGCGCGCTCGTCATCGACCTCGTGCCCGCGGGCGTCAAGGACGCCGTGATCGCCCTGTTCGGCACGGGCGATAAGGTCGCGCTCCTCGTCGTGCTCGGCCTCGTGGTGCTCGCGGCGGCCGCGCTCGCCGGGATCCTGCAGGTGCGCCGCCCGCCGCTCGGCGTGGTGGTGCTGGCGCTCTTCGCCGGCGTCGCCGTGCTCGCGGCCACCACGCGCGCCGGGGCCACGGGCGCCGCGGCGATCCCCACGATCGTCGGCATGGTCGCCGGCGTCTTCATCCTCCACCGCGGCGCCGAGCGCCTCCGCGACTGGCGCGACGCGGCCGACCGCGCCGCGTCCGCGTCGGCCGCGGTCGCCGAGCCCGTGCGCGGCATCGTCCGCCCGGCCGTGCGCGCCCCGCTCACCCCGGGCGCAGGCTCCCGGGTCGAGCGCCGCACCTTCCTGCTCATGACGGTGGTCGCGGGAGTCGCCTCCGTCGTCGCAGGATCCGTGGCGCGCGGACTCAACGCCGCCGCCGCCCGGGTGGACGACTTCCGCCGCACGCTCGTGCTCCCGCGCGCCGCGACGCCGGCCGCCGCGATCCCCGCCTCCGCCGAGCTCGGCGTGCCCGGCCTCGCGCCGTTCCTCACGCCCGCGGACGACTTCTACCGCATCGACACCGCGCTGCAGGTGCCGTCGGTCGACGCGGCCTCCTGGCGCCTCCGCATCACGGGCATGGTCGAGGAGGAGGTCGAGATCACGTTCGCGGAGCTGCTCGCCCTGCCGCTCGAGGAGCACGTGACCACCCTCACCTGCGTGTCCAACGAGGTCGGCGGGGACCTCATCGGCAACGCGCTGTGGCTCGGCTACCCGATCCGGCTCCTGCTCGAGCGCGCCCGTCCGACCGCCGACGCCGACATGGTGCTCTCCACGAGCCAGGACGGCTGGACCGCGAGCACGCCGCTCGAGGCGCTCACGGATCCCGACCGCGCGTCGATCCTCGCGGTCGGCATGAACGGCGAGCCCCTGCCGCAGCAGCACGGCTTCCCCGTGCGGATGGTCGTGCCCGGCCTCTACGGCTACGTCTCCGCGACCAAATGGGTCACCGAGCTCAAGGTCACGACCTTCGCCGAGGACGTCGCCTACTGGTCGACCCGCGGCTGGACCGAGCGCGGCCCCATCAAGACCGGCTCGCGCATCGACACCCCGCGCTCGGGCGCGCGCGTCGACGCGGGACGCACCGCGATCGCCGGCATGGCCTGGGCGCAGCACACCGGCATCGAGAAGGTGGAGGTGCGCGTCGACGAAGGCGACTGGGCCGAGGCGACGCTGGGCGACGGCGTGGGCAGCGACACCTGGCGGCAGTGGTCGTACGCGTGGGACGCGGCGAGCGGATCCCACAGCGTCGAGGTGCGCGCCACCGACACGACGGGCGCGACGCAGACCTCCGACGAGGCGCCGCCCGCCCCCGACGGCGCGACGGGCTGGCACCGCATCAGCGTCTCCGTCGGCTGA
- a CDS encoding PadR family transcriptional regulator, whose product MRTHDHDDHLSSPSSDGVPADSHEPRMQHHRGGRPRIMPGHPLARGFRPGDGPGFPGFPGFPGMGGFGGPGFGPGRGRGGRGRARRGDVRLAILSLLADAPSNGYGLITGIAAKTEGAWRPSPGSVYPTLQQLVDEDLIVADETGAKSVYSLTDQGRAHVEENKDEIDAAWAATTDKSEGEDAFQTSLMKLMGVVKPLMHDATDAQRQAAAAKLDETRRALYAILAD is encoded by the coding sequence ATGCGCACCCACGACCACGACGACCACCTGTCGTCCCCCTCCTCCGACGGCGTCCCCGCCGACAGCCACGAGCCCCGCATGCAGCACCACCGCGGCGGGCGCCCGCGCATCATGCCCGGCCACCCCCTGGCCCGCGGCTTCCGCCCCGGAGACGGCCCGGGCTTCCCCGGGTTCCCGGGCTTCCCCGGCATGGGCGGCTTCGGCGGCCCCGGCTTCGGCCCGGGTCGCGGACGCGGCGGACGGGGTCGCGCCCGCCGCGGCGACGTCCGCCTCGCGATCCTCTCCCTGCTCGCCGACGCGCCCTCGAACGGCTACGGCCTCATCACCGGCATCGCCGCGAAGACCGAGGGCGCCTGGCGGCCGAGCCCCGGATCCGTCTACCCCACGCTCCAGCAGCTCGTCGACGAGGACCTCATCGTCGCCGACGAGACGGGCGCCAAGAGCGTCTACTCCCTCACCGACCAGGGCCGCGCCCACGTCGAGGAGAACAAGGACGAGATCGACGCCGCCTGGGCCGCCACCACCGACAAGTCCGAGGGCGAGGACGCGTTCCAGACGAGCCTCATGAAGCTCATGGGCGTGGTGAAGCCCCTCATGCACGACGCGACCGACGCCCAGCGCCAGGCCGCGGCGGCGAAGCTCGACGAGACGCGGCGCGCGCTGTACGCGATCCTCGCCGACTGA